The proteins below come from a single Plantactinospora sp. KBS50 genomic window:
- a CDS encoding HEAT repeat domain-containing protein yields MKVYISATQKDLLEYRAAVHAAARRLEIEDVAMEAYGADVRPPLERCLTDVRRCDLYVGLFAWRYGYRPPGQESSITELEYREALAAGKPCLIFLLAEETPWSVDMVDRDGDRRQIDALRRELKERHLCAFFTGVDDLAAKVTVALADVRSGRSPAREPGDPDTNLPEAVRSQYLRRLRQRYQAVPLDAVSPRPTSRYLTVGLSTVFVEPLVHEDARPEMPLAWWRWAGSSPEGDAGGLPGVVDPEEMERLRTEYAAKDALALFEVMGDPGRRAIVLLGDPGSGKSATTRYLALALAGVGREPRLAALKGYLPVLVELRSYAAHHGDGRCDGLLDYVGHRHQQGLAGIEREVLEAYLRQGGQALFLFDGLDEVFDPVRREETAAQIAAFANDYPGVRTVVTSRAAGYLRHTFANAGFDHFTLEDLDHERIGRFLGNWYRYVTSTPPAEAERQRQQILDVVRGSRAMYEIAGNPLLLMLMAIVGRDHPLPRNRRRLYEHVTDVLISEWDVTKQLRESYADVPPLDPQAKRRLLRHLAFWMQYRESGPAGNYIEADELARIFRDHLAELYGFENERAHAMATSMIEKLRQRNFLLERYGLRLFGFVHRTFLEYFCAEEIVDRFGHDPAAWGVDQMRAMFREHWADPSWREVLRLVASALPAATANELITLLATEVNRPWPPLNLSSPPWNLVLAAQCVAEAPQPAELAGAGEAVLRQVVLLVEHGISAEDPNLVELTEQELLSSIRVLGAQWPGRATFLHWYRRRGVRTSWRLGGSTFATRAAAMLSTPQEQFVELLIRELGEDRERRARIALVAGLAEAGGRLDGASRRYCRDLLFDQARAEGSTAVRQAAARALGAQLGADPDLGDVLRDLLDSPDAAVRGIVVQSLAGRAAADEDIRRLLLERATGDRDTTVRRAAATVLARRCSGLPGVPETLHRMLATDNDPGVVQSALECLSALPGYAGPARTRALARLDGEAPDEVRRCLAAELLSGRGAPADGELLLKLAGSDSSARVRAVAVQRLALVADPDGRCRDRLVDRIEHDEDAAVRAAAVAALLGRSRPDDADWAVAADRTCEDEDATVRLAAVRALAEAFPDRRTWQLLLERAHQDPTASLRLAAVDLLTGRPPFGQATRDLLIARAAEERDPIVRLRVTRGLTRTGDPLDPEVRECLAEQVRRDPDPNVLRAAARALARDGDTDTLVETLCRRTSRDSYAGIRLAAVQTLCANWSPDEVTDVLLERIESDTDPAVFDAAVRCLSEHDAASMAVTLRLMRRLADQDPAIRARIAAALGQHFGADPEVRVLLVGLVRDDPDLDVRRCAVGQLAVTLAGGSGVQEQLTRLVDDDDWEIRRMALIALARHYGREPGARDLLVRLVGQDHDGTVGILAGQLLATLAETTPDDFP; encoded by the coding sequence ATGAAGGTTTACATTTCGGCCACCCAAAAGGACCTGCTGGAATATCGCGCTGCCGTGCACGCGGCGGCGCGGCGTCTGGAGATCGAAGACGTGGCCATGGAGGCGTACGGCGCCGACGTGCGCCCGCCGCTGGAGCGGTGCCTCACCGACGTGCGCCGGTGCGATCTCTACGTCGGACTGTTCGCCTGGCGGTACGGCTACCGGCCACCCGGTCAGGAATCCTCCATCACCGAACTGGAATACCGGGAGGCGCTCGCCGCCGGGAAGCCCTGCCTGATCTTCCTGCTCGCCGAGGAGACGCCGTGGTCGGTGGACATGGTGGACCGGGACGGCGACCGGCGGCAGATCGACGCGCTGCGCCGGGAGCTGAAGGAGCGTCACCTGTGCGCCTTCTTCACCGGCGTGGACGACCTGGCCGCCAAGGTGACCGTGGCACTGGCCGACGTGCGCAGCGGCCGATCCCCGGCGCGCGAGCCGGGTGACCCGGACACCAACCTGCCCGAGGCCGTGCGCAGCCAGTACCTGCGCCGGCTGCGGCAGCGGTACCAGGCGGTGCCGTTGGACGCCGTCTCGCCGCGACCCACCAGCCGGTATCTGACCGTGGGCCTGTCGACGGTGTTCGTCGAGCCGCTGGTGCACGAGGACGCCCGGCCGGAGATGCCGCTCGCCTGGTGGCGGTGGGCGGGCTCCAGCCCGGAGGGCGACGCCGGCGGGCTGCCCGGGGTGGTGGACCCGGAGGAGATGGAACGGCTGCGCACCGAGTACGCCGCCAAGGACGCGCTGGCGCTGTTCGAGGTGATGGGGGACCCCGGCCGGCGGGCGATCGTGCTGCTCGGCGATCCCGGCTCGGGAAAGTCGGCCACCACCCGCTACCTCGCGCTGGCGTTGGCCGGGGTGGGCCGCGAACCCCGGCTGGCGGCGCTCAAGGGGTACCTGCCGGTGCTGGTCGAGCTGCGCTCGTACGCGGCGCACCACGGGGACGGGCGCTGCGACGGCCTGCTGGACTACGTCGGGCACCGGCATCAGCAGGGCCTGGCCGGGATCGAGCGGGAGGTGCTGGAGGCGTACCTGCGGCAGGGTGGCCAGGCGCTGTTCCTGTTCGACGGCCTGGACGAGGTCTTCGACCCGGTGCGGCGGGAGGAGACCGCCGCGCAGATCGCCGCGTTCGCCAACGACTACCCGGGGGTGCGGACGGTGGTCACCTCGCGGGCCGCCGGGTACCTGCGGCACACCTTCGCCAACGCGGGCTTCGACCACTTCACCCTGGAGGACCTCGACCACGAGCGGATCGGCCGGTTCCTCGGCAACTGGTACCGGTACGTCACCTCCACCCCGCCGGCCGAGGCCGAGCGGCAGCGGCAGCAGATTCTCGACGTGGTGCGTGGATCCCGGGCGATGTACGAGATCGCCGGCAACCCGCTGCTGTTGATGCTCATGGCGATCGTCGGCCGGGACCACCCGCTGCCGCGCAACCGGCGCCGGCTGTACGAGCACGTCACGGACGTGCTCATCTCCGAATGGGACGTGACCAAGCAACTGCGGGAAAGCTATGCCGACGTGCCGCCGCTGGACCCGCAGGCGAAGCGGCGACTGCTGCGCCATCTGGCGTTCTGGATGCAGTACCGGGAGTCCGGGCCGGCGGGGAATTATATTGAGGCCGACGAATTGGCGCGGATCTTCCGGGATCATCTGGCCGAGCTGTACGGTTTCGAGAACGAGCGGGCGCACGCCATGGCCACCTCGATGATCGAGAAACTGCGCCAGCGCAATTTCCTGCTGGAACGGTACGGGCTGCGTCTGTTCGGTTTCGTGCACCGCACGTTTCTGGAGTACTTCTGCGCCGAGGAGATCGTGGACAGGTTCGGGCACGATCCGGCCGCCTGGGGCGTGGACCAGATGCGGGCGATGTTCCGCGAGCACTGGGCCGACCCGTCCTGGCGGGAGGTGCTCCGGCTGGTCGCCAGCGCGTTGCCGGCCGCCACCGCCAACGAGCTGATCACGCTGTTGGCCACCGAGGTCAACCGGCCCTGGCCGCCGCTGAACCTGAGCAGCCCGCCGTGGAACCTGGTGCTGGCCGCGCAGTGCGTGGCGGAGGCGCCGCAGCCGGCCGAACTGGCCGGTGCGGGTGAGGCGGTGCTCCGCCAGGTCGTGCTGCTTGTCGAACACGGCATCTCGGCCGAGGACCCGAACCTGGTGGAACTGACCGAGCAGGAACTGCTCTCCTCGATCCGGGTGCTCGGGGCGCAGTGGCCCGGGCGGGCCACCTTCCTGCACTGGTACCGCCGCCGCGGCGTGCGGACCAGTTGGCGCCTCGGCGGCTCCACCTTCGCCACCCGGGCCGCCGCGATGCTGTCCACGCCGCAGGAGCAGTTCGTGGAGCTGCTGATCCGGGAACTCGGCGAGGACCGCGAGCGGCGCGCCCGGATAGCCCTGGTCGCCGGCCTGGCCGAGGCCGGCGGCCGGCTGGACGGCGCCAGCCGCCGGTACTGCCGGGACCTACTGTTCGACCAGGCGCGGGCGGAGGGCTCCACCGCCGTGCGGCAGGCCGCGGCACGGGCGCTGGGCGCCCAGCTCGGGGCCGACCCGGATCTCGGCGACGTGCTGCGGGATCTGCTCGACTCGCCCGACGCGGCGGTGCGCGGAATCGTCGTGCAGTCGCTGGCCGGCCGGGCCGCCGCGGACGAGGACATCCGCCGGCTGCTGCTGGAACGCGCCACCGGGGACCGGGACACCACGGTACGCCGGGCCGCCGCGACCGTGCTCGCCCGACGCTGCTCCGGCCTGCCGGGTGTGCCCGAGACGCTGCACCGGATGCTGGCCACCGACAACGATCCCGGCGTCGTGCAGAGCGCACTGGAATGCCTCAGCGCGCTGCCCGGGTACGCCGGGCCGGCCCGTACCCGGGCGCTGGCGCGGCTGGACGGCGAGGCCCCGGACGAGGTGCGGCGCTGCCTGGCGGCCGAACTGCTGTCCGGCCGGGGCGCACCGGCGGACGGCGAACTGCTGCTGAAGCTGGCCGGCTCGGACTCCTCGGCCCGGGTGCGGGCGGTGGCCGTGCAACGGCTGGCGCTGGTGGCCGACCCGGACGGGCGGTGCCGGGACCGGCTGGTGGACCGGATCGAACACGACGAGGACGCCGCGGTGCGGGCCGCGGCGGTGGCGGCGTTGCTGGGCCGGTCCCGACCGGACGACGCCGACTGGGCGGTGGCGGCGGACCGGACCTGCGAGGACGAGGACGCGACGGTGCGGCTCGCCGCGGTCCGGGCGCTGGCCGAGGCGTTCCCGGACCGGCGTACCTGGCAGCTGCTGCTGGAGCGGGCGCACCAGGATCCGACCGCGAGCCTCCGGCTGGCCGCGGTCGACCTGCTCACCGGCCGGCCGCCGTTCGGGCAGGCCACCCGGGATCTGCTGATCGCGCGGGCGGCCGAGGAACGGGACCCGATCGTCCGGCTGCGGGTGACCCGCGGCCTGACCCGCACCGGCGACCCGCTGGACCCGGAGGTGCGGGAGTGCCTGGCCGAGCAGGTACGCCGGGACCCGGATCCGAACGTGCTGCGCGCGGCCGCCCGCGCGCTGGCCCGCGACGGCGACACCGACACCCTGGTGGAGACGCTGTGCCGGCGCACCAGTCGGGACAGCTACGCGGGCATCCGGCTGGCGGCCGTGCAGACGCTGTGCGCGAACTGGAGCCCGGACGAGGTCACCGACGTGCTGCTGGAGCGCATCGAGTCGGACACCGACCCGGCGGTGTTCGACGCCGCGGTGCGCTGCCTGAGCGAGCACGACGCGGCGTCCATGGCGGTGACGCTGCGGCTGATGCGCCGGTTGGCCGACCAGGACCCGGCCATCCGGGCCCGGATCGCCGCGGCGCTGGGCCAGCACTTCGGCGCCGACCCTGAGGTCCGGGTGCTGCTGGTGGGCCTGGTTCGCGACGACCCCGACCTGGACGTCCGGCGGTGCGCGGTCGGGCAGCTCGCGGTGACCCTGGCCGGCGGCAGCGGGGTGCAGGAACAGCTGACCAGGCTGGTCGACGACGACGACTGGGAGATCCGGCGGATGGCCCTGATCGCGCTGGCCCGGCACTACGGCCGGGAGCCGGGGGCGCGCGACCTGCTGGTCCGGCTCGTCGGTCAGGACCACGACGGCACGGTGGGAATCCTGGCCGGGCAGTTGCTGGCCACGCTCGCGGAAACCACCCCGGACGACTTCCCGTGA
- a CDS encoding helix-turn-helix domain-containing protein, with translation MSQYEHTCMIRGDAGATIRPILDRICNKWTLLVVSTLDQGTLRFGDLRHQIPGISQRMLTLTLRNLERDGLVSRTVYAEVPPRVEYALTPVGRSLIPPALALAGWAIEHLPHIEASRAAHRQDTGAAPGRTG, from the coding sequence ATGTCCCAGTACGAGCACACCTGCATGATCCGCGGCGACGCCGGGGCGACGATCCGGCCGATCCTCGATCGGATCTGCAACAAGTGGACGCTGCTGGTGGTGTCCACCCTCGATCAGGGCACGCTGCGCTTCGGCGACCTGCGGCACCAGATCCCGGGGATCTCCCAGCGCATGCTGACGCTGACGCTGCGCAACCTGGAACGTGACGGCCTGGTCTCCCGGACCGTGTACGCCGAGGTCCCGCCGCGGGTGGAGTACGCCCTCACCCCGGTCGGCAGGAGCCTCATCCCGCCGGCGCTGGCCCTCGCGGGCTGGGCCATCGAGCACCTGCCGCACATCGAGGCCAGCCGGGCGGCCCACCGACAGGACACCGGCGCCGCGCCCGGACGTACCGGCTGA
- a CDS encoding DoxX family protein: MELAYWIIAALLAVFYLYAGGKKVAQSREQLQPMMGWIDRVPMPFVRAIGTLEILGAVGLILPPLTGIASWLAIAAAIGLVLIQVGGMVVHLSRGETRQIGLNIGLLVVAAVAAWLGTAWL; encoded by the coding sequence ATGGAACTCGCCTACTGGATCATCGCGGCGCTGCTGGCGGTCTTCTACCTGTACGCCGGCGGCAAGAAGGTGGCCCAGAGCAGGGAGCAACTGCAACCCATGATGGGCTGGATCGATCGCGTACCCATGCCGTTCGTCCGGGCCATCGGGACGCTGGAGATTCTCGGCGCGGTCGGCCTGATCCTGCCGCCGCTGACCGGGATCGCCAGCTGGCTCGCGATCGCCGCGGCGATCGGCCTCGTGCTGATCCAGGTCGGTGGCATGGTGGTGCACCTGTCCCGCGGCGAGACCCGGCAGATCGGGCTCAACATCGGTCTGCTCGTGGTCGCCGCCGTGGCCGCCTGGCTGGGCACGGCCTGGCTCTGA
- a CDS encoding SCO2521 family protein, whose amino-acid sequence MLTVGEVHTSLLQHGAALSQEQSSEVLTIAGSEAVRTSRRPSLYAVSPDLHTGVDCWLPSARHRRLRGVGAVVTRAVITGGRIVQTSSTVQIVPGHRRRPWSHYLANPGVLETVGKLDVADLTEGFLRGNAADVLSLEAITGRMLDGVQMSDLLDRRPPLRAARTRLRWTARVAGGPDPTGSAVITVETPTLRTVELVVEQQDAPAAVAGLCEDLALHDWLLTTLSTLVESAVARPGPTHANADRLRPVLEHLLHLWLPGARVAPRLRTVWDRLEQEPGFSRQWNSSIGWIRDQVTAGNLALLRQLRDRILVDQPCVP is encoded by the coding sequence ATGCTCACGGTGGGTGAGGTGCACACCAGCCTCCTCCAGCACGGCGCGGCGCTTTCCCAGGAGCAGAGTTCCGAGGTGCTCACGATCGCGGGCAGCGAAGCGGTCCGCACCTCCCGCCGCCCCTCGCTGTACGCGGTCTCCCCGGACCTGCACACCGGGGTGGACTGCTGGCTGCCCAGCGCCCGGCACCGCCGGCTGCGCGGGGTGGGCGCGGTGGTGACCCGGGCCGTCATCACCGGTGGCCGGATCGTGCAGACCTCCTCGACGGTGCAGATCGTGCCCGGGCACCGCCGCCGGCCGTGGTCGCACTACCTGGCCAACCCGGGCGTCCTGGAGACGGTCGGCAAGCTGGACGTCGCCGACCTGACCGAGGGCTTCCTGCGCGGCAACGCCGCGGACGTGCTGAGCCTGGAGGCGATCACCGGTCGGATGCTCGACGGCGTACAGATGTCCGACCTGCTGGACCGGCGCCCGCCCCTGCGGGCGGCACGGACCCGGCTGCGCTGGACCGCCCGGGTGGCCGGCGGTCCGGATCCCACCGGCTCCGCGGTGATCACCGTGGAGACCCCGACGCTGCGTACGGTCGAACTCGTGGTCGAGCAGCAGGACGCCCCGGCCGCGGTGGCCGGGCTGTGCGAGGACCTCGCCCTGCACGACTGGCTGCTCACCACGCTGTCCACGCTGGTGGAGAGCGCGGTCGCCCGGCCCGGGCCGACGCACGCCAATGCCGACCGGCTGCGGCCGGTACTGGAGCACCTGCTGCACCTGTGGCTGCCCGGCGCCCGGGTGGCGCCGCGGCTGCGCACGGTCTGGGACCGGCTGGAGCAGGAGCCCGGGTTCAGTCGGCAGTGGAACTCGTCGATCGGTTGGATACGGGACCAGGTCACCGCGGGCAATCTGGCGCTGCTGCGCCAGTTGAGGGACCGGATCCTGGTCGACCAGCCCTGTGTGCCCTGA